The following are from one region of the Stigmatella ashevillena genome:
- a CDS encoding SDR family NAD(P)-dependent oxidoreductase, whose product MVGASCRLPGGLDSSQSLWRCLIEGQDVVQGGDPGNRWDNYFLPVPSGTEDSRLLRVGGYLKNIAEFDPAFFGIAPKEAACIDPQHRLLLEVTWEALENAGIPPRQLDGSQTGVFTGLSQTSYRDLIDPGENDIYHATGIVLSGASGRISYVLGTRGPSVTVEAACASSLVSIHLACQSLLTGESALALAGGVNINLDWRTTIGFTRAGMLSPQGRCHAFDSRADGFVRSEGSGMVVLKRLSDAERDGDRILAIVRGSAVNHVGHSQGLMMPSAIAQKQVLRTALTRAGVEPGQVGLVETHGTGTPVGDPIEFEAVASLYGTGPGRCALGAVKTNVGHTESASGVIGFIKTVMALQEGVIPPNLHFQRWNPQISAQGTRLFVPIRVEPWPVRGESRFAAVSAFGVTGSNAHLVLEQAHRPTPSPRVPTPPQRQAQERVFTLSAGSPAALRGSAARIASWLASDGMDSPLGDIAHTLAVRRSHALHRAAVLARSREELAAGLHALAEGTPGRHAVTGRVEAASQPVWVFSGYGSQWEGMGRTLLDQEPEFTRVINALEPIAAREAGISLRQLITSALPMNRMDVVQPLLYALQVALAATWHSHGVRPSAVVGHSVGEVAAAAAAGMLTLEQGMAVTCIRSRLLQRMAGGAMAVVGLSEEQVAEDLAREGRAGVSVAVVASPTSTVISGDVQGVKHLLDHWAARGHFVSPVAVQVAAHSPQVEPVLGELALALAELRPSPPQVPFYSTALDSPRAEAVCDARYWVTNLRSPVRFSRAIEALLTDGHELFVEISPHALLTASIEETATAMGRGARVLPTLLRERPERTSFLTHLAALHCAGGRVDWSTMYPAGALANIPATVWERRPYWPQKPTTPVLPRSSAHPLLGIQIQVPDQDTEEGVRYVWKGDVGTLPNPWLGDHRVRDVPVLPGAAYIEMAIAAACEVFHCAPDQVRVTNVELQQLLLLTEHVEVCTVAVPHCGKMRFEVLTRGTAGTWVCHARAELAHATNEALETGAEREDLAAVHGADGHDAGSLYRRLRTLGLNYGPAFNGLSRLVAGTLPAQSRWGQVSIPEAARLRQGRVWLHPALLDSCLHALATLVLEEAGGESEDSPWLPTSVARIQLSGDPSKIRWCRAWIDASKDGAITGRLHLLDPAGIRVGVLEGIQLIRMKPQQPVEALRDRLFQTAWEEVPLPRAERTSPPGRWLVLAEDGGEHFAKGLIEALAVHGAQGALLSGNEAGLAASITQHLSAAGASAPYQGLVFCAPLPSKGNAPPLIDPLEGLERISQVAGLVRAHAEGHTLPRLWLITHGARPVLPEDPVRPDQAALQGLARILNYEHPELRTTLIDADPSAGPWQLAEELLAGRSEDEVAWRGGVRRVARLVSSPLRHDERLQPQPIALRYGRDGFLLEDDGSGTMEGLRFVARERQPPRKDEVEVQVRVASLNFRDVMIALGILPSDDRARLSLGADCAGVVTAVGSGVQHLRPGDRVMAMAGGEQGTFSSFCLLPAHCAVRLPEGLTLEDAATLPATYATAWYGLRRLARLAPGESVLIHSAAGGVGLAALAIARARGARILATAGDENKRTHLREMGIEHVMDSRSLDFAAEVRQLTAGRGVDVILNSLAGDALRAGLEILAPNGRFIEIGKRDLYGNSKVGLRVFRHGITFSSIDMKLLEPKIMQEMLREVLDEVSSGRLPPLPYRLFPFTQASEAFRIMASGKHIGRLMFTLPERGEHPVQPTPGSSRAVRAGGSYVIAGGLRGLGLETARWLVSHKAGRVVLNGRSAPSGETLAIVEQLRSQGTEIDVVLGDISLPGTAQRLVAAACAGGQALRGVIHAAVVLDDAPVAHLDPDRINRVWQPKVAGAWNLHQATLGHDLDWWVAFSSQTSLVGNAGQGNYAAANSWLDAFAAWRRRQGLPALAINWGAWGEAGRAQDFKARGFTTIGTREGMTALEALLIHNRTSTGMFAFEPHMWFRSFPQAAASPFFARLLDKMPQEAHALETEDTAPLEAIWAAPPGLRRQHLLQSHLVTQLGVVTGLQAATISPDIAFTLQGLDSLMAVQLRNLVRASLGVELPINAVWTHPTPAKLATYLDGMLGQDTQNPGGQS is encoded by the coding sequence GTGGTGGGTGCTTCCTGCCGGTTACCGGGAGGGCTGGACTCTTCCCAATCCCTGTGGCGCTGCCTGATCGAGGGGCAGGATGTGGTGCAGGGAGGCGATCCCGGCAACCGTTGGGACAATTACTTTCTCCCTGTTCCCAGCGGCACCGAGGACTCCAGGCTCTTACGGGTGGGGGGTTATCTCAAGAACATCGCAGAGTTTGATCCGGCCTTCTTTGGCATCGCTCCCAAGGAAGCCGCATGCATTGATCCGCAGCACCGGTTGCTCCTGGAAGTGACCTGGGAGGCATTGGAGAACGCGGGAATCCCCCCGCGGCAACTCGATGGCAGTCAGACCGGTGTATTCACCGGCCTGTCTCAAACGAGCTACCGCGATCTGATCGATCCCGGTGAGAATGACATCTACCACGCGACGGGCATCGTGCTCAGCGGGGCCTCGGGCCGCATCTCCTACGTGCTGGGAACCCGCGGCCCCAGCGTGACGGTCGAGGCAGCCTGCGCCTCATCACTGGTCTCCATTCACCTGGCCTGCCAGAGCCTGCTGACGGGAGAGTCGGCCCTGGCCCTGGCCGGTGGGGTCAACATCAACCTGGACTGGCGAACCACCATCGGCTTCACGCGCGCGGGCATGCTCTCGCCGCAGGGAAGGTGCCACGCGTTCGACAGCCGCGCGGATGGCTTCGTGCGCAGTGAAGGCAGCGGAATGGTCGTGCTCAAGCGGTTGTCCGACGCCGAGCGGGATGGAGATCGCATCCTGGCGATCGTGCGCGGCAGCGCGGTGAACCATGTCGGCCATTCCCAAGGGCTCATGATGCCGTCCGCGATCGCGCAGAAGCAGGTGCTGAGAACCGCCCTGACTCGCGCGGGCGTGGAGCCCGGACAAGTGGGGTTGGTGGAAACCCACGGCACAGGCACACCGGTGGGAGATCCCATCGAGTTCGAGGCAGTGGCTTCTCTCTATGGCACGGGGCCGGGGCGCTGTGCGCTGGGCGCGGTCAAGACCAATGTCGGGCATACCGAGAGTGCCTCGGGGGTCATCGGCTTCATCAAGACGGTGATGGCCCTGCAAGAGGGAGTGATCCCACCCAACCTGCACTTCCAGCGCTGGAACCCCCAGATTTCCGCGCAAGGCACCCGGCTGTTCGTTCCGATCCGGGTAGAGCCTTGGCCCGTCCGGGGAGAGAGCCGCTTCGCGGCGGTGTCCGCATTCGGAGTCACCGGAAGCAACGCGCACCTGGTGCTGGAGCAGGCCCACCGGCCGACACCCTCCCCCCGTGTGCCGACCCCGCCGCAGAGGCAAGCCCAGGAACGGGTCTTCACCCTCTCGGCGGGCTCACCCGCGGCGCTGCGGGGCTCGGCAGCGCGCATTGCCTCCTGGCTGGCCAGCGATGGCATGGACAGCCCATTGGGGGACATTGCCCACACCCTGGCTGTCCGCCGCTCCCATGCCCTGCACCGCGCGGCGGTGCTGGCCCGTTCCAGGGAAGAGCTGGCGGCTGGGTTGCACGCCCTGGCGGAGGGAACACCGGGTCGGCATGCCGTCACCGGCCGGGTCGAGGCGGCATCTCAGCCTGTCTGGGTGTTCTCCGGTTATGGCTCTCAATGGGAGGGAATGGGGCGCACGCTCCTGGATCAAGAGCCAGAATTCACACGGGTCATCAACGCGTTGGAGCCCATCGCGGCCCGAGAGGCTGGAATCTCGTTGAGGCAATTGATCACGTCCGCCCTTCCCATGAATCGCATGGACGTGGTGCAACCGCTGCTCTATGCGTTGCAGGTGGCCTTGGCAGCCACCTGGCACAGCCACGGGGTACGCCCGTCCGCGGTGGTGGGTCATTCGGTGGGAGAGGTCGCCGCGGCAGCCGCTGCGGGAATGCTCACCCTCGAGCAGGGCATGGCCGTCACCTGCATCCGGTCCCGCTTGCTCCAGCGGATGGCGGGAGGCGCCATGGCCGTGGTGGGACTGTCCGAGGAACAGGTCGCCGAGGATCTGGCCCGGGAGGGGCGTGCGGGGGTGAGCGTGGCCGTGGTGGCCTCCCCCACGTCCACTGTCATCTCGGGCGACGTCCAGGGCGTCAAGCACCTGCTGGACCATTGGGCCGCCCGGGGACACTTCGTGTCCCCCGTCGCGGTCCAGGTGGCGGCTCACTCACCCCAGGTCGAGCCCGTGCTCGGTGAGTTGGCCCTCGCGCTGGCCGAGCTTCGGCCCAGCCCGCCCCAAGTGCCTTTCTACAGCACGGCCTTGGACTCGCCCCGGGCGGAAGCCGTCTGTGATGCCCGGTACTGGGTCACCAACCTTCGAAGCCCGGTGCGCTTCTCGCGTGCCATCGAAGCACTGCTCACCGACGGGCACGAGCTCTTCGTGGAGATCTCTCCCCATGCCCTGCTGACGGCATCGATCGAGGAGACAGCGACGGCCATGGGCCGCGGGGCTCGCGTGCTCCCCACCCTGCTCCGGGAACGGCCCGAGCGCACCTCGTTCCTGACCCACCTCGCGGCGCTGCACTGCGCAGGTGGCCGCGTGGACTGGTCCACGATGTACCCGGCGGGGGCCCTGGCCAACATCCCAGCCACTGTCTGGGAACGCCGTCCCTACTGGCCTCAAAAGCCCACCACGCCGGTGCTGCCCCGTTCCTCCGCCCATCCCCTCCTGGGGATTCAAATCCAGGTTCCAGACCAGGACACGGAAGAGGGCGTCCGATACGTGTGGAAAGGCGATGTGGGCACCCTCCCGAATCCCTGGCTCGGAGATCACCGGGTGCGAGATGTCCCTGTGCTTCCGGGTGCCGCGTATATCGAGATGGCCATCGCCGCTGCCTGCGAGGTGTTCCACTGCGCGCCGGACCAAGTCCGGGTGACGAACGTCGAACTCCAGCAACTGCTGCTCCTGACGGAGCACGTCGAGGTGTGCACGGTAGCGGTGCCCCACTGCGGAAAGATGCGCTTCGAGGTGCTGACGCGAGGAACGGCGGGAACATGGGTTTGCCATGCCCGCGCCGAGCTGGCACATGCGACGAACGAAGCCTTGGAAACCGGCGCAGAGAGAGAGGACCTGGCGGCGGTGCATGGTGCCGATGGACATGACGCCGGATCGCTGTATCGCAGGCTTCGCACGCTGGGCCTGAACTACGGTCCCGCATTCAACGGCCTTTCCCGCCTCGTGGCCGGAACCCTCCCCGCCCAGAGCAGATGGGGACAGGTTTCGATTCCAGAGGCGGCCCGCCTCCGGCAAGGACGGGTCTGGCTGCATCCTGCCCTGCTGGACTCCTGCCTGCATGCGCTGGCCACCCTGGTGCTCGAGGAGGCGGGCGGAGAGAGCGAGGACTCACCGTGGTTACCCACCTCCGTGGCACGGATCCAGCTCTCGGGGGACCCCAGCAAGATCCGGTGGTGCCGCGCCTGGATCGACGCATCCAAGGACGGCGCCATCACCGGCCGCCTTCATCTCTTGGACCCAGCGGGCATCCGGGTAGGCGTGCTGGAGGGAATCCAGCTGATCCGCATGAAGCCACAACAACCCGTTGAGGCGCTGCGCGACCGTCTGTTTCAGACCGCTTGGGAGGAGGTCCCTCTGCCGCGAGCCGAGCGCACTTCGCCACCCGGCCGCTGGCTTGTCCTCGCCGAGGACGGGGGCGAGCACTTCGCCAAGGGGCTGATCGAAGCGCTGGCGGTGCATGGGGCACAGGGAGCGCTTCTTTCTGGGAACGAAGCAGGGCTGGCCGCGAGCATCACCCAGCATCTCTCAGCGGCTGGAGCCAGCGCCCCCTATCAAGGGCTGGTCTTCTGCGCCCCCCTCCCTTCCAAGGGAAACGCGCCTCCCCTGATCGACCCTCTTGAGGGTCTGGAGCGAATCTCCCAGGTGGCGGGGTTGGTGCGTGCCCATGCCGAGGGACACACCCTTCCCCGCTTGTGGCTCATCACCCATGGCGCGCGGCCTGTCCTGCCGGAGGATCCCGTCCGACCCGATCAGGCAGCCCTGCAAGGGTTGGCCCGCATCCTGAACTATGAGCACCCCGAGTTGCGAACCACGCTCATCGACGCTGATCCCAGCGCCGGGCCCTGGCAGCTCGCCGAGGAACTCCTGGCGGGCAGAAGCGAGGACGAAGTGGCTTGGCGCGGGGGTGTGCGCCGTGTGGCGCGGCTGGTGAGCAGTCCCTTGCGGCACGACGAGCGCCTCCAGCCGCAGCCCATCGCCCTGCGCTACGGCCGCGATGGCTTCCTCCTGGAGGACGACGGCTCGGGCACGATGGAGGGGCTGCGCTTCGTGGCACGGGAACGGCAGCCGCCCCGGAAGGACGAAGTCGAGGTGCAGGTCCGGGTGGCCTCTTTGAACTTCCGCGATGTCATGATCGCGCTGGGCATTCTTCCCTCCGATGATCGCGCCCGCCTGTCGCTGGGTGCCGATTGCGCGGGGGTGGTGACCGCCGTGGGGAGTGGCGTCCAGCACCTGCGGCCGGGCGACCGGGTCATGGCCATGGCGGGAGGAGAACAAGGGACGTTCTCCTCGTTCTGCCTGCTGCCCGCCCACTGTGCGGTAAGGCTTCCCGAGGGGCTGACGCTGGAGGACGCGGCCACCCTTCCGGCCACCTATGCCACCGCGTGGTACGGCCTTCGCCGACTGGCACGGCTGGCACCCGGCGAAAGCGTGCTCATCCACTCCGCGGCAGGTGGGGTGGGTCTCGCGGCGCTCGCCATCGCCCGGGCACGGGGGGCCCGGATCCTGGCCACCGCAGGCGATGAGAACAAGCGCACCCACCTCCGGGAGATGGGGATCGAGCATGTCATGGACTCCCGGAGCCTGGACTTCGCCGCCGAGGTGCGCCAGCTCACGGCGGGCCGGGGGGTGGATGTCATCCTCAACTCACTGGCAGGAGATGCCCTGCGGGCGGGACTCGAGATTCTCGCCCCCAATGGGCGGTTCATCGAGATCGGCAAGAGAGATCTCTACGGAAACAGCAAGGTCGGACTCCGTGTCTTCCGGCACGGAATCACCTTCAGCAGCATCGATATGAAGCTCCTGGAGCCGAAGATCATGCAGGAGATGCTCCGGGAGGTTCTGGACGAGGTCTCCTCCGGGCGGCTCCCCCCCTTGCCGTACCGGCTCTTTCCCTTCACCCAGGCCTCGGAAGCCTTCCGGATCATGGCGAGCGGCAAGCACATCGGCCGCCTGATGTTCACCTTGCCCGAAAGAGGGGAACATCCGGTTCAACCCACTCCAGGCAGTTCCCGAGCCGTGAGGGCGGGGGGCTCCTATGTGATTGCGGGCGGGCTGAGGGGCCTCGGCCTGGAAACCGCCCGGTGGCTCGTGTCCCACAAGGCAGGACGCGTGGTGCTCAATGGGCGCTCCGCGCCTTCCGGGGAGACCCTGGCCATCGTCGAGCAGCTGCGCTCCCAAGGAACGGAGATCGACGTGGTGCTCGGGGATATCTCACTCCCTGGCACCGCCCAGCGGCTCGTCGCCGCGGCCTGCGCAGGAGGGCAGGCCCTGCGAGGAGTGATTCATGCAGCCGTCGTCCTGGATGACGCTCCCGTGGCCCATCTCGACCCTGACCGGATCAACCGTGTCTGGCAGCCCAAGGTCGCCGGCGCGTGGAACCTGCACCAGGCCACGCTCGGACATGACCTGGACTGGTGGGTGGCCTTCTCCTCTCAGACTTCATTGGTAGGCAACGCCGGGCAGGGCAACTACGCGGCCGCCAACTCCTGGCTGGATGCGTTCGCGGCCTGGCGGCGCCGACAAGGACTCCCCGCGTTGGCCATCAATTGGGGCGCCTGGGGCGAAGCCGGGCGTGCACAAGACTTCAAGGCGCGAGGCTTCACCACGATCGGCACCCGAGAGGGAATGACGGCCCTGGAAGCGCTTCTGATTCACAACCGGACCTCCACGGGCATGTTCGCCTTCGAGCCCCACATGTGGTTCCGCTCCTTCCCACAGGCGGCGGCTTCGCCCTTTTTCGCCCGGCTTCTCGACAAGATGCCCCAAGAGGCCCACGCCCTGGAGACGGAGGACACGGCTCCGCTGGAGGCCATCTGGGCCGCCCCCCCGGGACTGCGGCGCCAGCATCTCCTCCAGTCCCACCTGGTCACGCAACTGGGAGTCGTCACGGGACTTCAAGCAGCCACGATTTCGCCCGATATCGCCTTCACCCTTCAGGGATTGGACTCCCTCATGGCCGTCCAATTGCGAAACCTCGTCCGTGCCTCACTGGGCGTTGAGCTGCCAATCAACGCCGTGTGGACCCATCCAACGCCCGCGAAGCTCGCCACGTATCTCGATGGAATGCTCGGCCAGGACACCCAGAATCCGGGAGGCCAGTCATGA
- the dbpA gene encoding ATP-dependent RNA helicase DbpA, with product MDFAVLALSPPLLQVLEELGFKTATPIQAQSIPVLLQGRDLVGQAQTGSGKTAAFALPLLEKVQPPRRKLQALVLCPTRELCAQVAGEIRRLGRRLPGLQVLVLSGGQPIRPQLDALGKGVHIAVGTPGRVLDLLQREALDTRQLATVVLDEADRMLDMGFREDMERILGAVPPSRQTVLFSATFPPTIEAMSRAFQKEPARVTVAEVGEAPEIQQLCFTCGPHEKTQLLLRILRHYQPASAIVFCNLKATVTELTQLLAEAGVSADGLQGDLEQSERDRVMAKFRNHSTRVLVATDVAGRGIDVEALDAVINFDLPSQPEPYVHRIGRTGRAGRRGLAISLATPRDEQKIEGIEHATGVKQERMSEETLPPAGGGLPLASSWETLSISAGRKDKMRPGDILGALTGEAGGLSASEVGKIEIQDRWSYVAVSKAIARVAFQRLSEGRIKGRKHRIERVR from the coding sequence ATGGACTTCGCTGTACTCGCCCTTTCACCTCCGCTGCTGCAGGTCCTTGAGGAACTGGGGTTCAAGACCGCCACACCCATTCAAGCCCAGAGCATCCCGGTGCTGCTGCAGGGGCGTGATCTCGTCGGGCAGGCCCAGACGGGGAGCGGGAAGACGGCGGCGTTCGCGCTTCCCCTCCTGGAGAAGGTTCAGCCTCCCCGGCGGAAGCTTCAGGCGCTCGTGCTCTGTCCGACGCGGGAGCTCTGTGCGCAAGTCGCGGGGGAGATCCGCCGCTTGGGGCGGAGACTGCCCGGCCTCCAAGTGCTCGTCCTGTCGGGGGGACAACCCATCCGGCCTCAGCTGGACGCGCTCGGCAAGGGCGTCCACATCGCTGTCGGCACGCCTGGCCGGGTGTTGGATCTGCTCCAGCGGGAGGCACTTGACACGAGGCAGCTTGCCACCGTGGTGCTCGATGAGGCCGACCGGATGCTCGACATGGGCTTCCGGGAGGACATGGAGCGCATTCTGGGGGCGGTGCCCCCGTCGCGACAGACCGTGCTCTTCTCGGCGACGTTCCCGCCCACCATCGAGGCGATGAGCCGTGCGTTTCAAAAAGAGCCTGCCCGTGTGACGGTCGCGGAGGTCGGCGAGGCTCCCGAGATCCAGCAGCTCTGCTTCACGTGCGGGCCCCACGAGAAGACGCAGCTCCTGCTGCGGATCCTGCGGCACTACCAGCCCGCCTCCGCCATTGTTTTCTGCAACCTCAAGGCGACGGTCACCGAGCTGACGCAGCTGCTTGCCGAGGCGGGGGTGAGCGCGGACGGTCTCCAGGGAGATCTGGAGCAGAGCGAGCGCGATCGCGTCATGGCGAAGTTCCGCAACCACAGCACCCGTGTCCTCGTCGCCACGGATGTGGCGGGACGGGGCATTGACGTTGAGGCCTTGGATGCCGTCATCAACTTTGATTTGCCCTCACAGCCGGAGCCCTACGTGCACCGCATTGGCCGCACGGGGCGCGCGGGGAGGAGGGGACTGGCCATCTCCCTGGCCACCCCCAGGGACGAGCAGAAGATCGAGGGCATCGAGCATGCCACGGGCGTGAAGCAGGAGCGCATGAGCGAGGAGACGCTGCCCCCGGCTGGAGGAGGACTGCCGCTGGCCTCCTCATGGGAGACGCTCTCCATCTCCGCTGGGCGCAAGGACAAGATGCGGCCGGGGGACATCCTGGGGGCGTTGACCGGAGAGGCGGGAGGGCTGAGCGCCTCCGAGGTGGGCAAGATCGAAATCCAGGACCGGTGGTCCTATGTCGCCGTCTCCAAGGCCATCGCGCGGGTCGCGTTCCAGCGGCTGAGCGAGGGCCGGATCAAAGGACGCAAGCACCGGATCGAACGGGTGCGATAG
- a CDS encoding carbohydrate-binding protein, whose product MRRSGKAWTQALMRCGIWALGLGLVGCSSKKDPAPVPAVCQEATLESSDASKINVAGQPYTLTWGDDFGGALNGGQPKSRLNANFWKKENLGVNYELQAYSNRECADNPTNWNYCVENGKLTLLARQEPLDCVVWQQCAATSQCGANGTCSNGYCLNDQNQNGVWDHDECAPFNGLANAPVNGTKYTSGRITSDEKVEFRYGYIEFRARMPFAELPAGTTPPNGMWPAIWLLGANNAITQGGREDSVGWPMNGEIDIMEYSQIKENPLLYPLNEAMGLNTLWRETPEPGELAASPGGWQPNACSSWPNNGDAKCDDTVGGARATWEGQTIDYHQWHTWGFLWDENGFKIYIDNLPQNGGAPVGTFSIGDDATEFRQPMFLILNNAVGGELGCLGWNGRTCTSSAQCANNAACVSGKCQETPGSCLNIDWAAHGDKAKLEVDYVRWYHRDSGYAQAPRAACQNGDGTGPADNIIRNCGFNEDYTYHRSDLFFEGGQGLSDIRNEGGEHGYVQWVRVDNGGWQSYSVQVRQEGFPLQGGTTYKWKVDLKASEAIPVPIKIVEAQAPWTVAASFTCDVGTTWTSCTPPDFTLASTNTYKFEIDLGNGGAVNYTGKQFYIDNMYLGTVANACQPECTGKLCGDDGCGGTCGTCGQGMVCASWGQCAAPGDSGGPDGGTPDAGIPDAGTPDAGTPDAGTPDAGTGEAIPVRLEAENATSLDCCEAEPGGDSGGKVVAFEGGDSLCWSNVNLSGLKTATAHVGAPHPHGQAQLEFNGTVMGTLALCAATGGWSTPHLTDISTAISASGTGTLCLTGVAHPEGSIFSVDYLDLK is encoded by the coding sequence ATGAGGCGAAGCGGGAAGGCATGGACACAAGCCTTGATGCGCTGCGGCATATGGGCGCTCGGGTTGGGACTGGTGGGCTGCTCCTCGAAGAAGGACCCCGCTCCGGTGCCAGCGGTCTGCCAGGAGGCCACGCTCGAGTCGTCTGACGCCTCGAAAATCAACGTTGCGGGACAGCCCTACACGCTGACCTGGGGAGATGACTTCGGGGGCGCGCTGAACGGAGGGCAGCCGAAGTCGCGCCTCAACGCGAACTTCTGGAAGAAGGAGAACCTGGGGGTCAACTACGAGCTTCAGGCGTACTCGAACCGGGAGTGTGCGGACAACCCCACGAATTGGAACTACTGTGTCGAGAACGGCAAGCTCACGTTGCTCGCGCGGCAGGAGCCTCTGGACTGTGTCGTCTGGCAGCAATGCGCCGCCACCAGCCAATGTGGCGCCAACGGCACCTGCTCCAATGGCTACTGCCTGAATGACCAGAACCAGAACGGCGTCTGGGATCACGATGAGTGCGCGCCCTTCAACGGCCTCGCAAACGCGCCCGTCAATGGCACGAAATACACCTCGGGCCGTATCACCAGCGATGAAAAGGTGGAGTTCCGGTACGGCTACATCGAGTTCCGGGCGCGGATGCCATTCGCCGAGTTGCCGGCAGGCACGACGCCGCCGAATGGGATGTGGCCCGCCATCTGGCTGCTTGGCGCGAACAACGCCATCACCCAGGGTGGTAGGGAGGACTCCGTGGGCTGGCCCATGAATGGCGAGATCGACATCATGGAGTATTCCCAAATCAAGGAGAACCCGCTCCTTTATCCCTTGAACGAGGCGATGGGGCTCAACACGCTGTGGCGTGAGACCCCGGAACCGGGGGAGCTGGCGGCCAGCCCTGGCGGATGGCAGCCGAATGCTTGCAGCTCCTGGCCCAACAACGGAGATGCCAAGTGCGATGACACCGTGGGAGGCGCCCGGGCGACGTGGGAGGGGCAGACCATCGACTACCACCAGTGGCACACCTGGGGTTTTCTCTGGGATGAGAACGGGTTCAAGATCTACATCGACAACTTGCCCCAGAATGGGGGGGCACCCGTGGGGACCTTCAGCATCGGCGACGACGCGACGGAGTTCCGCCAGCCCATGTTCCTCATCCTCAACAACGCGGTGGGGGGCGAGCTGGGCTGTCTGGGATGGAATGGCCGCACGTGCACCTCCAGCGCGCAATGTGCCAACAACGCGGCGTGCGTGAGCGGCAAGTGCCAGGAGACCCCGGGCTCGTGCCTCAACATCGATTGGGCCGCGCATGGTGACAAGGCGAAGCTCGAGGTGGACTACGTTCGTTGGTACCACCGCGACTCGGGTTATGCGCAGGCCCCTCGGGCTGCTTGCCAGAATGGAGACGGGACGGGCCCGGCAGACAACATCATCCGCAATTGCGGCTTCAACGAGGACTACACCTATCACCGCAGCGATCTGTTCTTCGAGGGCGGCCAGGGTCTCTCCGACATCCGCAACGAGGGCGGAGAGCACGGCTATGTGCAGTGGGTGCGCGTCGACAACGGCGGCTGGCAGAGCTACAGCGTCCAGGTGCGGCAGGAAGGCTTCCCGCTGCAGGGCGGCACCACTTACAAGTGGAAGGTCGACCTGAAGGCGAGTGAGGCGATCCCCGTGCCCATCAAGATCGTCGAGGCGCAGGCCCCTTGGACCGTCGCAGCGTCCTTCACCTGTGACGTGGGCACCACGTGGACGTCGTGCACCCCTCCAGACTTCACCCTCGCGTCCACGAACACGTACAAGTTCGAGATCGATCTGGGCAACGGCGGTGCGGTCAATTACACCGGCAAGCAGTTCTACATCGATAACATGTATCTCGGCACGGTGGCCAACGCCTGCCAGCCGGAGTGCACCGGCAAGCTGTGTGGGGATGACGGCTGTGGCGGCACCTGCGGCACCTGCGGCCAGGGAATGGTCTGCGCCAGTTGGGGGCAGTGCGCGGCCCCGGGCGACAGCGGGGGACCGGATGGCGGTACCCCGGATGCGGGCATCCCAGACGCGGGAACTCCGGACGCGGGAACTCCAGACGCGGGAACTCCAGATGCAGGCACGGGAGAGGCAATCCCGGTGCGCCTGGAGGCCGAGAACGCCACCTCACTGGACTGCTGTGAGGCCGAGCCGGGCGGTGACAGCGGTGGCAAGGTCGTCGCCTTCGAAGGTGGAGACTCGCTCTGTTGGAGCAACGTGAACCTGTCGGGCCTCAAGACCGCGACAGCCCATGTGGGCGCCCCCCATCCCCATGGCCAGGCCCAGTTGGAGTTCAACGGCACCGTGATGGGCACGCTGGCCCTGTGCGCGGCGACGGGGGGATGGAGCACCCCGCACCTGACAGACATCTCCACGGCGATCTCCGCGAGCGGGACCGGGACCCTGTGTCTCACCGGTGTGGCCCACCCAGAAGGATCCATCTTCTCGGTGGATTATCTCGACTTGAAGTGA
- a CDS encoding thioesterase II family protein — protein sequence MRLYCFPYSGAGASTYLGWGRRVASFVDLYAINLPGREHRSDETPIIDQDTLVDQLAEAITTQGDSRPFAFFGHSMGALLAFETARRLRKQQRAMPCLLAVSSVAAPQLDFMAQHTSQLLAKDPARLLRHFCAVPPEMLADPGVAAAALPPLLADILLLLRHRYVPEAPLDIPLLICGSDKDPMVPLDRLSAWKDQTARESSLYLYPGGHFYLNELLPELISDLNAEFAAAYQAVSEPGAQARNTDSPPLPAFALPSGV from the coding sequence ATGCGCCTGTATTGTTTCCCCTATTCCGGCGCGGGGGCCTCGACCTATCTCGGATGGGGGCGGAGGGTGGCGTCCTTCGTCGATCTCTACGCCATCAATCTACCGGGGCGGGAACACCGCTCCGACGAGACGCCCATCATCGACCAGGACACCCTGGTGGACCAGCTCGCAGAGGCCATCACCACTCAGGGGGACTCGCGTCCCTTCGCCTTCTTCGGGCACAGCATGGGCGCGTTGCTCGCATTCGAGACCGCCCGCCGTCTGCGCAAGCAACAGCGGGCCATGCCCTGCCTGCTCGCGGTGTCCTCCGTGGCAGCCCCGCAGCTGGACTTCATGGCCCAACACACCTCGCAGCTCCTGGCCAAGGATCCCGCGCGCCTGCTTCGCCATTTCTGTGCGGTTCCGCCCGAGATGCTCGCGGACCCTGGCGTGGCGGCAGCCGCCCTTCCCCCCTTGCTCGCCGACATCCTCCTGCTGCTCCGGCACCGCTACGTCCCGGAGGCTCCCTTGGACATTCCCCTGTTGATCTGCGGCTCTGATAAAGATCCCATGGTGCCCCTGGATCGACTGTCTGCGTGGAAAGACCAGACGGCGCGCGAGTCCAGCCTGTACCTCTACCCCGGCGGCCACTTCTACTTGAACGAGCTGCTGCCAGAGCTCATCTCGGATCTGAACGCGGAGTTCGCTGCGGCCTACCAAGCCGTGAGTGAGCCGGGTGCGCAAGCGAGGAACACCGACAGCCCCCCCCTCCCGGCCTTCGCTCTCCCCAGCGGGGTGTGA